In one window of Drosophila innubila isolate TH190305 chromosome 2L unlocalized genomic scaffold, UK_Dinn_1.0 4_B_2L, whole genome shotgun sequence DNA:
- the LOC117782324 gene encoding uncharacterized protein LOC117782324: MLHLNVCLPILVTIFLLDSSVYGDTKHAILRNKSHPDKCYLETDKGPLIIDSDQLVRYPGKCANIYCGRESWALIFTCNPPTIPDDCALADYININAAFPECCERDWKCNNKIKK, encoded by the exons atgctgcatttaaatgtttgcctTCCTATTCTTGTAACCATTTTTCTGCTCGACAGTTCTGTTTACGGCGACACTAAACATGCTATTTTAAGGAACAAAA GCCATCCCGATAAGTGCTACTTGGAAACGGACAAGGGTCCTTTGATCATCGACAGCGATCAACTTGTGCGTTATCCTGGAAAATGTGCCAACATCTATTGTGGTCGTGAAAGTTGGGCTTTGATCTTTAC TTGCAATCCTCCCACAATTCCCGATGACTGTGCGCTCGCggattacataaatattaatgccGCATTTCCAGAGTGCTGTGAACGCGACTGgaaatgcaataataaaataaaaaaataa
- the LOC117782329 gene encoding uncharacterized protein LOC117782329, with product MGIFRNEKYPGKCVITPHLLLDEGVSIKDPTHECRQIVCGFNGSAVFQSCGIVSGLPASCRFGDYANVELPYPHCCEREVICTQFKFDKSRRLREIHTLF from the exons ATGGGTATATTTCGTAATGAGA AATATCCGGGAAAATGTGTCATTACACCCCATCTATTACTCGATGAGGGAGTGAGCATTAAAGATCCCACACACGAGTGTCGGCAAATTGTGTGCGGTTTCAATGGTTCCGCTGTATTCCAAAG TTGTGGAATTGTCAGTGGCTTGCCAGCATCGTGTCGCTTTGGGGACTATGCCAATGTGGAGTTACCCTATCCGCACTGCTGTGAAAGGGAAGTCATCTGTACCCAATTCAAATTCGACAAAAGCAGACGGCTTAGAGAAATCCATACACtattctaa
- the LOC117782327 gene encoding uncharacterized protein LOC117782327 translates to MMLTFIGICRSQLINSLNNYGDTTYPDRCVIDMGTSLVLLKWRESFKLESLPCTTILCIGDGWGMLQTCSHDLPPDDCRYSSFDWDAEYPKCCNRRIICD, encoded by the exons ATGATGCTAACATTCATAGGCATTTGTCGATCTCAACTAATCAATTCGCTAAATAACTATGGAGATACCA CCTATCCCGATCGCTGTGTAATTGATATGGGCACCTCGCTCGTACTGCTCAAGTGGAGGGAATCATTCAAGCTGGAATCTCTACCCTGCACTACGATCTTGTGCATAGGAGATGGCTGGGGCATGCTTCAAAC TTGCAGTCATGATCTTCCACCAGATGATTGTCGTTACTCCAGTTTTGATTGGGATGCCGAATACCCAAAATGTTGCAATCGGCGGATTATTTGTGAttga
- the LOC117782325 gene encoding U-scoloptoxin(16)-Ssd1a-like: protein MLRDKMNLFMNGILLLLAALLLPHSEAALARGIFKDPAHPGKCVVKPNLILSSGQSARYPDMDCARIMCEQDSHATISTCGVEAAPPGCRMSQPKYPNADYPKCCKRNIVCGK from the exons ATGCTACGCGATAAGATGAATCTATTCATGAACGGaattttgctgctgcttgcagCTCTGCTCTTGCCACATTCTGAGGCAGCCTTGGCACGAGGCATCTTTAAGGACCCAGCGCATCCAGGCAAATGTGTGGTTAAACCGAATCTTATTTTGAGTTCTGGACAATCTGCAAGATACCCAGACATGGATTGTGCTCGCATCATGTGCGAACAGGACAGTCATGCCACAATAAGCAC GTGTGGTGTTGAGGCTGCACCTCCTGGTTGTAGAATGTCTCAACCGAAGTACCCCAATGCAGATTATCCAAAATGTTGTAAACGTAATATTGTTTGCGGCAAATAA
- the LOC117779752 gene encoding uncharacterized protein LOC117779752, which translates to MTRFIGISSQFTNESIHERILLLLAALLLPHSEAALAQGIFKDPAHPGKCVVKPNLILNPGQNARYPDMDCAGIMCGENSHATISTCFTSAYPPNCKIGQPKYPNADYPDCCERHVTCTK; encoded by the exons ATGACCCGTTTTATTGGCATTAGCTCACAATTTACAA ATGAATCTATTCATGAACggattttgctgctgcttgcagCTCTGCTCTTGCCACATTCTGAGGCAGCTTTGGCACAGGGTATTTTCAAGGACCCAGCGCATCCAGGCAAATGTGTGGTCAAACCAAATCTTATATTGAATCCTGGACAAAATGCCAGATACCCAGACATGGATTGTGCTGGGATCATGTGCGGAGAGAACAGTCATGCCACCATAAGCAC gTGCTTTACTTCGGCTTATCCACCTAATTGTAAAATAGGTCAACCGAAGTACCCCAATGCCGATTATCCAGATTGTTGTGAACGTCATGTAACTTGCACCAAATAA
- the LOC117782322 gene encoding uncharacterized protein LOC117782322, with product MNLLVNGLILLLLLAIILPYTEAEGVSGIYSDPAHPGKCVINPNLILNVGETAEHPDMQCARIVCGEKSFAKIQKCELELPLRYCKLGEPKFPNADYPICCPRKHICGHTRELPQSETIVDLQI from the exons ATGAATTTATTGGTGAACGGactcattttattattgctattgGCAATAATTTTACCCTATACTGAGGCGGAGGGTGTGAGTGGCATCTATAGTGATCCAGCACATCCAGGCAAGTGTGTAATTAATCCGAATCTCATACTTAATGTGGGAGAGACTGCTGAACATCCAGATATGCAATGTGCTCGAATCGTATGCGGAGAGAAGAGCTTTGCCAAGATACAAAA atgTGAATTGGAGTTGCCACTACGTTATTGCAAATTGGGTGAGCCGAAATTTCCCAATGCTGATTATCCTATTTGCTGTCCCCGCAAACATATATGCGGGCATACACGAGAGCTACCACAATCTGAGACGATAGTAGATCTACAAATTTAG
- the LOC117782326 gene encoding uncharacterized protein LOC117782326 encodes MNSTTSVICLLALVLSTTDVYGATHIGIFKSDDHPGKCVLDADTILDEGQVITRNCERVSCGSEGFVEFAGCGVKGVSKPCTLGEFKYPKADYPKCCINVLHCPDGDSLV; translated from the exons ATGAATTCTACTACTTCTGTTATCTGCCTATTGGCTCTTGTGCTAAGCACCACTGATGTATATGGGGCAACTCATATCGGAATATTCAAGAGTGATG ATCATCCGGGAAAATGTGTGCTTGATGCCGATACAATCTTAGATGAGGGCCAAGTTATAACACGTAATTGCGAACGCGTCTCTTGTGGCTCTGAAGGATTTGTAGAATTTGCCGG gtGTGGTGTAAAAGGTGTTTCAAAGCCCTGCACTCTGGGCGAATTTAAGTATCCCAAAGCGGATTATCCCAAATGTTGCATCAATGTGTTGCATTGTCCAGATGGAGATAGtttagtttaa
- the LOC117781091 gene encoding protein FAM32A-like has translation MSDAYACVAKGKLKLKSDSELKKKKKKHKSKDKEKEALQKSYAEQQLIESGAGTASTSGYERKLTKAELASKKQQEKMRNKRIMDKAQTTHKQRVEKFNEHLDTLTEHFDIPKVSWTK, from the coding sequence ATGTCTGATGCGTACGCATGTGTTGCCAAAGGCAAACTTAAGCTAAAAAGTGATTCCGAgctgaagaaaaagaagaagaaacacaAGAGCAAGGACAAAGAGAAGGAGGCGCTGCAAAAATCATATGCGGAACAACAACTCATAGAATCTGGAGCTGGAACAGCATCGACCAGTGGCTACGAAAGGAAGCTAACAAAGGCGGAGTTGGCCAGCAAGAAGCAGCAGGAGAAGATGCGAAACAAGCGCATTATGGACAAGGCACAAACGACGCACAAGCAGCGCGTGGAGAAATTCAATGAGCATTTGGACACACTGACCGAGCACTTTGATATTCCCAAAGTCTCCTGGACAAAATAA
- the LOC117781090 gene encoding uncharacterized protein LOC117781090 has translation MRPIDYHTVGRQKRHRFTFSYNNFQRNTEMTSCMQQQKDQEQLLGQLNDSDDEMDEEGDMDEEDKDKQLLTEPTFSFSNSNACWVCNGYYGPNFGEPLCGACHAFLYNAQRAEELLTELSDDEDSGNDEPPFKDKQEDDETENDADIMGFEDLEDAAPVGQQQQQQQLQQANFETEHEPEQQPAQQQQQQQQQQQQQQHQHQQLAQPEQQLDAQMLPPPRRGTPERDFEHERAVNPFLLPIKRPRPAAPLALPHYMQELADGRARAHEYNGQGAGCSEKSVTSLVPVEVMLKIFAYLDDMSLWMASEVCKQWNEIIAKNTAQSMWKTYIKQRWPLFESLSEQPDWYKLYGALMSSCFCRTCLIELGSQSPPAGELGNAIRNNFLRGEANLLNSYEPEGISAIPLDRLNNYWQATILGPPGSPYEGGKFFLFIYFPERYPMAPPTVRFLTKILHPNVSRHGDVGIDIFQQQNWSLALNVAKVLLSVQSLLTDPYTEVCMEPELGYIYEHERSRFEQLVRAWTWKYAMLELMTPR, from the exons atgcGGCCTATCGATTACCATACCGTTGGTCGACAAAAAAGGCATCGCTTTACTTTTAGTTATAACAATTTTCAGCGTAATACAGAAATGACTAGCTGCATGCAGCAGCAAAAGGATCAGGAGCAATTGCTGGGGCAGCTGAATGACAGCGATGATGAAATGGATGAAGAGGGCGACATGGATGAGGAAGACAAGGACAAACAACTGCTGACTGAGCCGACATTCAGCTTTTCG AACAGTAATGCATGCTGGGTGTGCAATGGCTATTATGGACCCAATTTCGGTGAGCCGCTTTGCGGCGCTTGTCATGCATTTTTGTACAACGCACAACGTGCCGAAGAATTGTTGACGGAATTGTCCGATGACGAGGACTCGGGCAATGATGAGCCGCCGTTTAAGGACAAACAGGAGGATGATGAAACTGAAAACGATGCAGACATTATGGGCTTTGAAGATCTGGAGGATGCAGCTCCAgttggacaacaacaacagcagcagcaactgcagcaggcAAACTTTGAAACGGAGCACGAGCCGGAACAGCAGccggcgcaacaacaacaacaacaacaacaacaacaacaacagcagcagcatcagcatcagcagctgGCGCAGCCAGAGCAACAGTTGGACGCACAAATGTTGCCACCACCACGTCGTGGCACACCTGAGCGTGATTTTGAGCATGAACGTGCTGTTAATCCATTTTTGTTGCCCATTAAGCGTCCACGTCCCGCTGCACCGCTTGCTTTACCCCACTACATGCAGGAGCTGGCCGATGGACGAGCCCGTGCTCATGAATATAACGGTCAAGGCGCTGGTTGCAGTGAAAAGAGCGTTACTAGCCTCGTACCCGTCGAGGTGATGCTAaagatatttgcatatttggaTGACATGTCGCTGTGGATGGCCAGTGAGGTGTGCAAACAATGGAATGAGATCATTGCCAAGAATACCGCACAAAGCATGTGGAAGACATACATTAAACAGCGCTGGCCGCTGTTCGAGAGCCTATCGGAGCAGCCCGACTGGTACAAGTTGTACGGTGCACTGATGTCGTCATGCTTTTGCCGCACCTGTCTCATCGAACTGGGCAGCCAATCGCCGCCAGCTGGCGAGCTAGGTAACGCGATACGCAACAATTTTTTGCGCGGCGAAGCGAATCTGTTGAACAGCTACGAACCGGAGGGCATTTCGGCCATTCCATTGGATCGCCTGAACAATTACTGGCAGGCAACGATACTTGGACCACCCGGCAGTCCCTACGAGGGTGGCAAAttctttctatttatatactttcCGGAACGTTATCCCATGGCACCGCCAACGGTGCGTTTCTTAACCAAAATACTGCATCCAAATGTATCGAGACACGGCGATGTTGGCATTGATATATTCCAGCAACAAAACTGGTCGTTGGCCTTAAACGTGGCCAAGGTGTTGCTCTCTGTACAGAGTCTACTAACAGACCCGTACACTGAGGTGTGCATGGAGCCGGAACTTGGCTATATATACGAGCATGAACGTTCTCGCTTTGAGCAACTTGTGCGGGCCTGGACATGGAAGTACGCCATGCTCGAGCTGATGACGCCacgttaa
- the LOC117780822 gene encoding elongator complex protein 3, translated as MKQKKKLAVGFSREERQVLVIGEIIQELLKAHEAKKDVNLNRMKSLISSKYGLDSSPRLVDIIAAVPQDAKKILLPKLRAKPIRTASGIAVVAVMCKPHRCPHINFTGNICVYCPGGPDSDFEYSTQSYTGYEPTSMRAIRARYDPFLQTRHRVEQLKQLGHSVDKVEFIVMGGTFMALSEEYRDYFIRNLHDALSGHSSANVAEAVRYSEKSRTKCIGITIETRPDYCLKRHISDMLSYGCTRLEIGVQSVYEDVARDTNRGHTVRAVCETFNMGKDAGYKIVTHMMPDLPNVDFERDIEQFIEYFENPAFRSDGLKIYPTLVIRGTGLYELWKTGRYKSYPPSMLVDLVAKILALVPPWTRVYRVQRDIPMPLVSSGVEHGNLRELALARMKDLGTVCRDVRTREVGIQEIHNKVRPHEIEFIRRDYVANGGWETFLSYEDPEQDILVGLLRLRQCSPDTFRPELQGNCSIVRELHVYGSVVPVSSRDPTKFQHQGFGMLLMEEAERIAREEHGSNKLAVISGVGTRNYYRKLGYVLDGPYMSKMITQEEQS; from the exons ATGAAGCAGAAAAAGAAGCTGG CTGTGGGATTCAGCCGCGAAGAGCGGCAGGTGCTTGTTATCGGTGAAATCATTCAGGAGTTGCTCAAGGCGCACGAAGCCAAAAAGGATGTGAATCTAAATCGAATGAAATCACTCATATCATCCAAGTATGGTCTGGACAGCTCTCCGCGACTTGTGGACATTATAGCAGCTGTGCCGCAGGATGCCAAGAAAATATTGCTGCCCAAGTTGCGGGCAAAACCAATAAGAACCGCAAGCGGC ATTGCTGTGGTAGCTGTGATGTGCAAACCGCATCGTTGTCCACACATTAATTTTACCGGCAATATTTGCGTTTATTGCCCCGGCGGACCAGACAGCGATTTCGAGTACTCCACACAATCCTACACGGGCTATGAGCCGACCTCGATGCGTGCCATACGCGCACGCTATGATCCCTTCCTGCAGACACGACATCGCGTGGAGCAGCTGAAGCAGCTGGGTCACTCCGTTGACAAGGTAGAGTTCATTGTGATGGGCGGCACATTTATGGCCTTGTCGGAGGAATATCGTGACTACTTTATACGCAATTTACATGATGCACTCTCTGGTCATAGTAGTGCCAATGTGGCCGAAGCTGTGCGTTATTCGGAGAAATCTCGCACAAAGTGCATTGGCATCACAATTGAGACACGTCCCGATTACTGTTTGAAGCGTCACATCTCTGATATGCTGAGCTATGGTTGCACACGATTGGAAATTGGAGTGCAGTCTGTGTATGAGGATGTCGCAAGGGACACAAATCGTGGGCACACGGTGCGCGCTGTTTGTGAGACCTTTAATATGGGCAAAGATGCCGGCTATAAGATTGTCACACACATGATGCCCGATCTGCCCAATGTGGACTTTGAGCGCGACATCGAGCAGTTTATTGAGTACTTTGAGAATCCCGCCTTTCGTTCGGACGGTCTTAAAATTTATCCCACACTCGTCATACGTGGTACTGGACTATATGAGCTGTGGAAAACTGGGCGCTACAAATCGTATCCTCCCTCTATGTTGGTCGACTTAGTGGCCAAAATATTGGCACTGGTGCCACCATGGACACGTGTCTATCGAGTACAGCGAGATATTCCCATGCCTCTAGTTAG CTCCGGTGTTGAGCATGGAAATCTGCGAGAATTGGCGCTGGCACGCATGAAGGACTTGGGTACCGTGTGTCGTGATGTGCGAACCCGCGAAGTTGGTATTCAGGAGATTCACAACAAAGTGCGTCCCcatgaaattgaattcataCGACGTGATTACGTAGCCAACGGTGGCTGGGAAACCTTCTTATCCTACGAGGATCCCGAGCAGGACATACTTGTGGGTCTTCTACGCTTACGCCAGTGCTCGCCGGACACTTTCCGACCGGAACTGCAGGGTAACTGCTCCATTGTACGCGAGCTCCATGTGTACGGGTCTGTGGTGCCCGTCAGCTCACGTGATCCAACTAAGTTCCAACACCAGGGCTTTGGTATGCTCCTTATGGAGGAGGCGGAGCGCATAGCTCGAGAGGAAcatggcagcaacaaattggCAGTCATCTCCGGCGTGGGCACACGTAATTATTATCGTAAATTAGGCTACGTGCTCGACGGACCCTACATGTCCAAGATGATTACACAGGAGGAACAATCATAA